The Oncorhynchus nerka isolate Pitt River linkage group LG12, Oner_Uvic_2.0, whole genome shotgun sequence genome includes a region encoding these proteins:
- the dok1b gene encoding docking protein 1b isoform X1, producing the protein MDTHVKEGQLYVQHQKFGKKWKKNWFVLYPASQNGIARLEFFDSSGGGASDKPNTKKLDKKVIRLSDCISILPALTEACPKDNMSAFCVETNDKTHVLAAERNVSTEWVEKMCEIAFGGVSGSSSSVSDSNGKTNLQMAENLIYSSREEVNEFWVSVQRTEASERCGLLGTYWLKADNDSLILKESRTKSSLLIWPYKLLRRYGRDKVMFSFEAGRRCDSGPGNFNFETKQGNEIFLIVEQAIQSQKALAEECHSSYRLSSLESDPGTALIQQRSSVATGGSLVVDGNTSNRDLDGDSSSGGSKPGSADGVFGRREGDGGKSQNQNQKGRSLPEPPPLVIGLGGTPPRSPMPRGGKGVGATSSQEEQGSVYSEPADSVRLSSLSSGDCLYSDPVDTIKTQTPNSLNLPIPIPRLRPLGDEGGVAGIGGRNHGNNQPDPLYSDLYDRISLDLIQKMGVMGLEEGGGGRGRGGRGGGGGRGGGGNMRSLGGQAEGASSSSLTDAEHIYDEPEGRAGGGVLGKDSPPPQPHEGLYNLPTDNYAVPSYGKQPQPPLVIRGPGGSKWPPKPATTPKPKKAALPRKDPVPLPLGKAGPGGPTNLNNNNSSGGGAWGVVGGGGDRARGVGGEGRHTELYSKVSRHKPPPNPWYPHTGLRSPDIIYDNLGDI; encoded by the exons gTTATCCGTCTATCAGATTGTATCTCTATCCTCCCTGCCCTCACTGAAGCCTGTCCCAAAGACAATATGTCCGCCTTTTGTGTGGAAACCAACGACAAGACTCATGTGCTCGCCGCAGAGAGAAACGTCAGCACAGAGTGGGTGGAGAAGATGTGTGAGATCGCCTTTGGG ggggttagtggtagcagcagtagcgTGTCTGACTCTAACGGAAAGACTAATCTACAGATGGCTGAGAATCTCATCTATTCCAGCCGAGAAGAGG tGAATGAGTTCTGGGTAAGTGTGCAGAGGACCGAGGCCTCCGAGCGTTGTGGTCTGTTGGGAACCTACTGGCTGAAGGCTGACAATGACAGTCTTATACTGAAGGAGTCCAGGACCAAGAGCAGTCTACTGATCTGGCCCTACAAACTACTGAGGAGATATGGACGTGACAAG GTGATGTTTTCGTTCGAGGCAGGGCGGCGCTGCGATTCTGGTCCGGGGAACTTCAACTTCGAGACCAAACAGGGTAACGAGATCTTCCTCATCGTGGAGCAGGCCATCCAATCACAGAAAGCCCTGGCCGAGGAGTGCCACTCCAGCTaccgtttgagcagcctggaatCCGACCCTGGCACTGCCCTCATTCAGCAACGCAGCTCCGTGGCAACGGGAGGTAGCCTGGTAGTCGACGGCAACACCAGTAACCGGGATCTGGATGGGGATTCCAGTTCCGGAGGGAGTAAGCCCGGATCAGCCGATGGAGTGttcgggaggagggagggagatggagggaagagccAAAATCAGAACCAAAAAGGCAGGAGTTTACCAGAGCCACCGCCGTTGGTGATAGGATTGGGGGGGACTCCCCCGCGCTCACCCATGCCCCGAGGAG GTAAAGGAGTCGGAGCGACCTCGTCTCAAGAGGAACAGGGGAGTGTGTACTCTGAACCCGCTGACTctgtccgtctctcctctctctcctccggcGACTGTCTCTACTCTGACCCTGTGGATACAATCAAGACACAGACCCCCAACTCCCTAAACCTTCCAATCCCCATCCCCCGACTCCGACCCCTCGGCGACGAGGGAGGGGTCGCCGGGATTGGGGGTCGTAACCATGGCAACAACCAGCCTGACCCTCTCTATTCGGACCTCTATGATCGAATCAGTTTGGATCTGATACAGAAGATGGGTGTTATGGggctggaggaaggaggaggagggagaggaagaggagggagaggaggaggaggggggagaggaggaggggggaacaTGCGTTCTCTCGGGGGTCAGGCGGAAGGAGCATCGTCATCGTCACTCACCGACGCCGAACACATATATGATGAACCAGAGGGGCGAGCAGGAGGTGGTGTTTTGGGAAAAGACAGCCCTCCTCCTCAGCCCCACGAGGGGCTCTACAACCTGCCTACAGACAACTACGCAGTCCCCTCCTATGGAAAACAACCACAGCCTCCCCTCGTCATCAGAGGACCAGGGGGCTCCAAGTGGCCACCCAAGCCTGCTACCACCCCCAAGCCCAAAAAGGCTGCTCTTCCTCGGAAGGATCCCGTGCCTCTGCCCCTGGGGAAGGCTGGGCCTGGAGGTCCAACTAACCTGAACAATAATAACAGTAGCGGAGGAGGGGCCTGGGGTGTAGTTGGGGGAGGGGGAGACCGGGCCAGGGGTGTAGGAGGGGAAGGTAggcacacagagctctacagtaaagTGTCGAGACACAAGCCCCCTCCCAATCCCTGGTACCCCCACACCGGCCTGCGATCCCCTGATATCATCTATGACAATCTGGGAGACATTTAA
- the dok1b gene encoding docking protein 1b isoform X2, with the protein MDTHVKEGQLYVQHQKFGKVIRLSDCISILPALTEACPKDNMSAFCVETNDKTHVLAAERNVSTEWVEKMCEIAFGGVSGSSSSVSDSNGKTNLQMAENLIYSSREEVNEFWVSVQRTEASERCGLLGTYWLKADNDSLILKESRTKSSLLIWPYKLLRRYGRDKVMFSFEAGRRCDSGPGNFNFETKQGNEIFLIVEQAIQSQKALAEECHSSYRLSSLESDPGTALIQQRSSVATGGSLVVDGNTSNRDLDGDSSSGGSKPGSADGVFGRREGDGGKSQNQNQKGRSLPEPPPLVIGLGGTPPRSPMPRGGKGVGATSSQEEQGSVYSEPADSVRLSSLSSGDCLYSDPVDTIKTQTPNSLNLPIPIPRLRPLGDEGGVAGIGGRNHGNNQPDPLYSDLYDRISLDLIQKMGVMGLEEGGGGRGRGGRGGGGGRGGGGNMRSLGGQAEGASSSSLTDAEHIYDEPEGRAGGGVLGKDSPPPQPHEGLYNLPTDNYAVPSYGKQPQPPLVIRGPGGSKWPPKPATTPKPKKAALPRKDPVPLPLGKAGPGGPTNLNNNNSSGGGAWGVVGGGGDRARGVGGEGRHTELYSKVSRHKPPPNPWYPHTGLRSPDIIYDNLGDI; encoded by the exons gTTATCCGTCTATCAGATTGTATCTCTATCCTCCCTGCCCTCACTGAAGCCTGTCCCAAAGACAATATGTCCGCCTTTTGTGTGGAAACCAACGACAAGACTCATGTGCTCGCCGCAGAGAGAAACGTCAGCACAGAGTGGGTGGAGAAGATGTGTGAGATCGCCTTTGGG ggggttagtggtagcagcagtagcgTGTCTGACTCTAACGGAAAGACTAATCTACAGATGGCTGAGAATCTCATCTATTCCAGCCGAGAAGAGG tGAATGAGTTCTGGGTAAGTGTGCAGAGGACCGAGGCCTCCGAGCGTTGTGGTCTGTTGGGAACCTACTGGCTGAAGGCTGACAATGACAGTCTTATACTGAAGGAGTCCAGGACCAAGAGCAGTCTACTGATCTGGCCCTACAAACTACTGAGGAGATATGGACGTGACAAG GTGATGTTTTCGTTCGAGGCAGGGCGGCGCTGCGATTCTGGTCCGGGGAACTTCAACTTCGAGACCAAACAGGGTAACGAGATCTTCCTCATCGTGGAGCAGGCCATCCAATCACAGAAAGCCCTGGCCGAGGAGTGCCACTCCAGCTaccgtttgagcagcctggaatCCGACCCTGGCACTGCCCTCATTCAGCAACGCAGCTCCGTGGCAACGGGAGGTAGCCTGGTAGTCGACGGCAACACCAGTAACCGGGATCTGGATGGGGATTCCAGTTCCGGAGGGAGTAAGCCCGGATCAGCCGATGGAGTGttcgggaggagggagggagatggagggaagagccAAAATCAGAACCAAAAAGGCAGGAGTTTACCAGAGCCACCGCCGTTGGTGATAGGATTGGGGGGGACTCCCCCGCGCTCACCCATGCCCCGAGGAG GTAAAGGAGTCGGAGCGACCTCGTCTCAAGAGGAACAGGGGAGTGTGTACTCTGAACCCGCTGACTctgtccgtctctcctctctctcctccggcGACTGTCTCTACTCTGACCCTGTGGATACAATCAAGACACAGACCCCCAACTCCCTAAACCTTCCAATCCCCATCCCCCGACTCCGACCCCTCGGCGACGAGGGAGGGGTCGCCGGGATTGGGGGTCGTAACCATGGCAACAACCAGCCTGACCCTCTCTATTCGGACCTCTATGATCGAATCAGTTTGGATCTGATACAGAAGATGGGTGTTATGGggctggaggaaggaggaggagggagaggaagaggagggagaggaggaggaggggggagaggaggaggggggaacaTGCGTTCTCTCGGGGGTCAGGCGGAAGGAGCATCGTCATCGTCACTCACCGACGCCGAACACATATATGATGAACCAGAGGGGCGAGCAGGAGGTGGTGTTTTGGGAAAAGACAGCCCTCCTCCTCAGCCCCACGAGGGGCTCTACAACCTGCCTACAGACAACTACGCAGTCCCCTCCTATGGAAAACAACCACAGCCTCCCCTCGTCATCAGAGGACCAGGGGGCTCCAAGTGGCCACCCAAGCCTGCTACCACCCCCAAGCCCAAAAAGGCTGCTCTTCCTCGGAAGGATCCCGTGCCTCTGCCCCTGGGGAAGGCTGGGCCTGGAGGTCCAACTAACCTGAACAATAATAACAGTAGCGGAGGAGGGGCCTGGGGTGTAGTTGGGGGAGGGGGAGACCGGGCCAGGGGTGTAGGAGGGGAAGGTAggcacacagagctctacagtaaagTGTCGAGACACAAGCCCCCTCCCAATCCCTGGTACCCCCACACCGGCCTGCGATCCCCTGATATCATCTATGACAATCTGGGAGACATTTAA